In Oleiharenicola lentus, the following are encoded in one genomic region:
- a CDS encoding Mu transposase C-terminal domain-containing protein: MLIHHLENDHSVIEYYDQPVTLKLVYLDADGRKVGCFTTPDFAVAEAECAYFVEAKTEEDLRKLAEEKPNRYVRQQDGSWRCPPGEEAAAGFGMGYRIVVADLLSSELTRNIIYLEDYSRRNCPAPAPKLVTKVLETVKDNQGITYPALLAELRSEGLCADDLNNMIYRGTVYVDLRAVLLIDHESVRIFSDQTTAVANEAIEKAKALPATGTEGPVHFVPTAKVRWKGTNHTITHVDDQIVHLMQDGDGKLTPVKRIDLELDVFAGKATGIVSEHTREQAAADKIATAGPARLQEAVNRWQTIQPYLEDRRRLKRAPKRKRRTFSRWIEDYREAQDSFGNGFVGLLPEIRDGRAGSHLDEAVDELMIKIIKEYFETNVSPTISDAYGKLLVACQEQDLGAPSLKTFGRRVRLRPQYEQTRKRKGGRPATQRAKFYFFLDQTTPVHGDRPFEIAHIDHTELDLELVCPRTGKNLGRPWLTLMIDARTRRILATHVSLFAENTESCMMVMRECVRRHHRLPQTLVVDNGKGFNSLYFEVLLANFGITKKSRPAGHPRFGSVCERIFGTINTQFIHNLRGNTKLMKNVRQVSKEFNPKTLAAWALEELDDRMKFYCHEVYDTNEHSSLGRSPRDEMAAIIEATGRRQHTFIPYNFLFQVLTLPSTKSGVAKVHAQKGVHINYLDYWNSAFTDPKLEGTQVPVRYDPWDSSVAYAFVHGAWLPCISSHAMLFKNYSQRALKLAAEEYRARRKKSGQNKNVTALRLAKFMAEVKEEETFLILRAKEVASRGDAQLVDEQTKPQDQQPKDPPVADQGQPEEPADQETEQEFEIVNE; encoded by the coding sequence ATGCTGATCCACCACCTCGAGAACGACCACAGTGTCATCGAATACTACGACCAGCCGGTCACCCTGAAGCTCGTCTATCTCGATGCCGATGGCCGCAAGGTCGGCTGCTTCACCACCCCTGATTTTGCCGTCGCCGAAGCGGAGTGCGCCTACTTCGTGGAGGCCAAGACAGAGGAGGACCTGCGGAAGCTCGCAGAGGAAAAGCCCAACCGCTACGTGCGCCAGCAGGATGGTTCGTGGCGCTGCCCCCCGGGCGAGGAGGCCGCGGCCGGATTCGGGATGGGCTACCGGATCGTGGTCGCTGACCTCCTGAGTTCGGAGCTCACCCGCAACATCATCTACCTGGAGGACTATAGCCGGCGGAACTGCCCCGCCCCGGCGCCGAAGCTGGTGACGAAGGTGCTGGAAACCGTGAAGGACAACCAGGGCATCACCTACCCGGCGCTACTCGCAGAGCTGAGGTCGGAGGGGCTCTGCGCCGACGACCTCAATAACATGATCTACCGAGGAACTGTCTATGTCGATCTGCGGGCAGTGCTGCTCATTGACCACGAGAGCGTGAGGATTTTTTCGGACCAGACTACGGCTGTCGCGAACGAGGCGATCGAAAAAGCCAAAGCCCTGCCTGCCACGGGCACTGAGGGGCCGGTCCACTTTGTCCCCACCGCCAAGGTCCGGTGGAAAGGCACCAATCACACCATCACGCACGTGGATGACCAGATCGTCCATCTCATGCAGGATGGCGACGGCAAGCTCACCCCCGTGAAGCGTATCGACCTGGAGCTTGATGTCTTCGCAGGCAAGGCGACCGGGATTGTATCGGAACATACCCGGGAGCAGGCAGCGGCAGACAAGATCGCCACCGCGGGACCCGCACGCCTGCAAGAAGCCGTCAATCGCTGGCAGACCATTCAACCTTATCTGGAGGACCGTCGGCGGCTGAAGCGTGCGCCCAAACGGAAACGTCGCACCTTTAGCCGCTGGATCGAGGACTACCGTGAGGCGCAGGATTCGTTCGGAAACGGATTTGTCGGGCTGCTGCCTGAGATTCGCGATGGACGCGCCGGCAGCCATCTCGATGAGGCGGTCGACGAGCTGATGATCAAGATCATCAAGGAATACTTTGAAACGAACGTCAGCCCCACGATCTCCGATGCTTATGGAAAGTTGCTGGTGGCCTGCCAAGAACAGGACTTAGGGGCCCCGAGCCTGAAGACATTTGGTCGGCGCGTCCGTCTGCGCCCGCAATACGAGCAGACCCGCAAGCGCAAGGGTGGCCGACCGGCGACTCAACGTGCCAAGTTTTACTTCTTCCTGGACCAGACCACCCCGGTCCACGGAGACCGGCCCTTCGAGATCGCTCACATCGATCATACTGAATTGGACCTGGAACTGGTCTGCCCCCGAACCGGGAAGAATCTCGGACGCCCTTGGTTGACGCTCATGATCGATGCGCGGACCCGTCGCATCCTCGCCACGCACGTTTCGCTCTTCGCCGAGAACACCGAGTCGTGCATGATGGTCATGCGGGAATGCGTCCGGAGGCATCACCGGCTGCCCCAAACCCTGGTGGTCGATAACGGCAAAGGGTTCAACAGCCTCTACTTCGAGGTGCTGCTCGCGAACTTCGGGATCACCAAAAAGTCACGCCCGGCGGGACACCCGCGCTTCGGGTCGGTCTGCGAGCGCATCTTCGGCACCATTAACACCCAGTTCATCCACAACCTCCGCGGCAACACCAAGCTGATGAAAAATGTTCGTCAGGTGTCCAAGGAGTTCAATCCGAAGACCCTGGCCGCGTGGGCGCTGGAGGAGCTCGACGACCGCATGAAGTTTTACTGCCACGAGGTTTACGACACCAACGAGCATTCGTCCCTCGGGCGCAGCCCCCGGGACGAGATGGCTGCGATCATCGAGGCCACCGGCCGACGCCAGCACACGTTCATTCCCTATAACTTTCTGTTTCAGGTCCTCACGTTGCCATCAACCAAGAGCGGCGTGGCCAAGGTCCATGCCCAGAAGGGAGTTCACATCAACTATCTCGACTACTGGAACAGCGCCTTCACCGATCCCAAGCTGGAGGGCACGCAAGTGCCCGTGCGCTACGACCCGTGGGACTCGTCCGTCGCCTACGCTTTTGTCCATGGTGCCTGGCTCCCGTGCATTTCGAGTCATGCGATGCTGTTCAAGAACTATAGCCAGAGGGCACTGAAGCTGGCCGCGGAGGAATACCGGGCCAGGCGCAAGAAAAGTGGCCAGAACAAAAACGTAACGGCACTCCGGCTCGCCAAGTTCATGGCGGAGGTGAAGGAGGAGGAAACCTTCCTCATCCTTCGCGCCAAGGAGGTTGCCAGCCGCGGCGATGCGCAGCTCGTCGACGAACAGACGAAGCCGCAGGACCAGCAGCCCAAGGATCCGCCCGTCGCCGATCAGGGACAGCCGGAGGAACCCGCTGACCAGGAAACCGAACAGGAATTTGAGATCGTGAACGAATAA
- a CDS encoding AAA family ATPase, which translates to MQNPDHIRAAQKAKAALDNSLVKHTRFDEALKTIEAALLFPTDTRLLWVIGPSGAGKTRLAQTVEKLIHKIVADKLVSDPGCVPCVSFEVPCPELGHRFSWNEHHWRYLDKLQSPLSPDGANWPPLPRVDPKRGLEHAVLNALHYRNPLGVLLDETNHFASVTSGKVLFDQTNRLKSFANRSRVLHICFGTYEVAQMASISGQLARRSDIIHLSRYRADVTADYAAFKSVVRAFQKCLPVVHHLDLRTQTEYLHERSIGLVGVLKGWLIKALAHANGDGRSAITMKDLEATAMPVNKLRLLLHEATEGEHIMNDGETQLDLFRKDLGLGGKPPRSRDGTGDLFGSQDGEPEPAEKTPFSKAKPFELAPERLPVGGAFDGSVGALAG; encoded by the coding sequence ATGCAAAACCCAGACCACATCCGCGCCGCCCAGAAAGCAAAGGCGGCACTCGACAACTCGCTGGTGAAACACACCCGCTTTGACGAGGCCCTGAAAACGATCGAAGCAGCCCTCCTGTTCCCCACGGACACCCGGTTGCTTTGGGTGATCGGACCCAGCGGAGCGGGGAAAACCCGTCTCGCCCAGACCGTTGAAAAGTTGATCCACAAGATCGTCGCCGACAAGCTCGTGAGCGATCCCGGCTGCGTTCCCTGCGTCAGCTTCGAGGTGCCGTGCCCCGAGCTGGGTCATCGGTTCAGCTGGAATGAGCACCACTGGCGGTATCTCGACAAGTTGCAGTCGCCCCTCTCCCCGGATGGCGCAAACTGGCCGCCCCTGCCGCGGGTCGATCCGAAGCGCGGTCTGGAGCATGCCGTCCTCAATGCCCTGCACTACCGGAATCCCTTGGGGGTCCTCCTTGACGAGACCAATCACTTTGCGTCGGTAACCAGCGGCAAGGTGTTGTTCGACCAGACCAACCGCCTGAAGAGTTTCGCGAACCGGTCAAGGGTGCTGCACATTTGCTTCGGCACCTACGAGGTCGCTCAGATGGCATCCATTTCCGGGCAGCTGGCGCGGCGCAGCGACATCATCCACCTCTCGCGTTACCGGGCCGATGTCACAGCGGACTACGCGGCATTCAAGTCCGTGGTCCGCGCCTTCCAGAAGTGCCTTCCGGTGGTGCATCACCTCGATCTGCGCACGCAAACGGAGTATCTGCACGAACGCTCCATCGGGCTGGTCGGTGTGCTTAAGGGGTGGCTCATCAAGGCCCTGGCGCACGCCAACGGCGACGGGCGGAGCGCAATTACGATGAAGGACCTGGAGGCCACGGCCATGCCCGTCAACAAACTGCGCCTGCTGCTCCATGAGGCCACGGAGGGAGAGCATATCATGAACGATGGCGAGACTCAGCTCGATCTCTTCCGGAAGGACTTGGGGCTGGGGGGCAAGCCCCCTCGCAGCAGGGATGGGACGGGTGACCTTTTCGGCTCGCAGGATGGTGAACCTGAACCCGCTGAGAAGACTCCTTTCTCCAAGGCCAAACCATTTGAGCTCGCCCCCGAGCGCTTGCCGGTCGGTGGGGCATTCGACGGTAGCGTCGGGGCACTCGCGGGGTGA
- a CDS encoding metallophosphatase domain-containing protein, protein MRIVAISDTHHRHEQVVVPDGDVLVHAGDLTRSGDPAEVIEVMRWLTRLPHRHKIFIAGNHDWVFELQPAVAAGLVPAGVTYLQDSGCEIDGVRFWGSPVQPTFLNWAFNRARGEEIDRHWQQIPIGIDVLITHGPPHGLLDLAGSEHAGCEMLRRRVEIIRPVCHIFGHIHGARGTDTLGSTRLINAAICTEDYRPINPPFVLDLQDGIAAIHSGAGLSP, encoded by the coding sequence ATGCGCATCGTTGCAATTTCAGACACGCATCACCGACACGAGCAGGTCGTCGTTCCTGACGGTGATGTGTTAGTTCACGCCGGTGACCTGACCCGATCGGGCGACCCCGCCGAGGTAATCGAGGTTATGCGGTGGCTCACGCGCCTCCCGCATCGCCATAAAATCTTTATCGCGGGAAACCATGATTGGGTTTTCGAGCTCCAGCCTGCTGTCGCAGCCGGCCTCGTCCCCGCCGGCGTCACCTACTTGCAGGACTCGGGCTGTGAAATTGACGGGGTGAGATTCTGGGGTTCACCGGTGCAGCCGACGTTTCTGAACTGGGCATTCAACCGAGCGCGCGGGGAGGAGATCGACCGGCACTGGCAGCAAATTCCAATAGGTATTGACGTGTTGATCACCCATGGACCTCCCCACGGGTTACTCGATCTGGCAGGAAGTGAGCATGCCGGATGTGAAATGCTCCGGCGTCGGGTCGAGATCATCCGTCCAGTTTGTCACATCTTCGGCCACATCCACGGAGCGAGGGGCACGGACACACTCGGCTCGACGAGGCTGATCAACGCGGCGATCTGCACCGAGGACTACCGGCCCATCAATCCGCCGTTTGTGTTGGATCTCCAAGACGGCATCGCGGCGATTCACTCAGGAGCAGGGCTTTCCCCATGA
- a CDS encoding PAS domain-containing hybrid sensor histidine kinase/response regulator encodes MAFTRPDSPFKVVLLYAIYSALWVVAGDGLLMLWTEEGHAGWLLDSAKGLVFVAVTTGLLYALIKRLDSRHVTVEAELQVSQQRLVLALEAANQGLYDLNVQTGEAVVNDTYAAMLGYDPKTFRETNAAWHDRLHPDDREKVFQVYSDYVAGRLDAYRVEFRQRTADGNWRWILSLGRLVERDGQGRPLRMLGTHTDINDLKNAEARSADSLAFATAVLDSSPMGVLVFRQDGRTVLANESAARIVGASLPSVLQVNFRQLESWRRHGLLALAEETLATGKETFHRGPVTTVYGKAIWLEARMVRFIHERTPHLLLIIRDESEKHDALDNLRLLETAVQAAPVGWLVTDPEGVIQWVNPGFTVLTGYRSEEVIGKNPRILKSGRHRPEFYAAMWGAIKRGEVWTGEVLNQRKDGSQYNERMTIAPVRGEDGALAHYVAIKQDITAEKQLGQQLARAQRLESIGMLASGIAHDLNNVLTPILLSIELLKIRYPDANARRYVETVENAAQRGAGIVRQVLTFARGMEGGERTEVQPRHLLKDLVRLIEETFPRNITIEYDTPRDVFPVVGDLTQLHQVLLNLAVNARDAMPAGGMLTIKARNHPVVAPVDPALAPLKPGEYVAITVTDTGTGIPPEVLDHIFEPFFTTKPRGKGTGLGLSTVYGIVRDHGGVIQVHTKENEGTTFEVILPAAVTEVRRDPVVASGPVLQGEGRKILVVDDEEPIRLITSRVLTGRGFCPVEAVDGQDGWREFQAQHGDFAAAIVDEMMPRMSGRDLARHIREVSSKVPVILVTGLMDSGSRPATEVDWKAFGVRIVLHKPYSEAELLKALAVVLGEPPSA; translated from the coding sequence ATGGCTTTTACCCGTCCCGATTCCCCCTTCAAGGTGGTTCTGCTCTATGCCATCTACTCGGCCCTCTGGGTGGTGGCGGGGGACGGTTTGCTGATGCTTTGGACTGAGGAAGGACACGCTGGGTGGCTTCTTGATTCCGCCAAGGGCTTGGTGTTTGTCGCTGTAACCACCGGCTTGCTTTATGCGCTGATCAAGCGCCTGGACTCCCGCCATGTCACCGTGGAGGCGGAACTTCAGGTGAGTCAGCAGCGGCTGGTGCTCGCCTTGGAGGCGGCCAACCAAGGGCTCTACGACTTGAACGTCCAGACCGGAGAGGCAGTGGTGAACGACACCTATGCCGCTATGCTCGGCTACGATCCGAAAACTTTCCGCGAAACCAACGCCGCCTGGCATGACCGGTTGCACCCGGATGACCGGGAGAAGGTCTTCCAAGTTTACAGCGACTACGTCGCCGGCCGGTTGGATGCATATCGCGTGGAGTTCCGGCAGAGAACCGCCGATGGCAACTGGCGGTGGATCCTCTCGCTCGGCCGGTTGGTCGAGCGCGATGGTCAGGGAAGGCCCCTGCGTATGCTTGGCACCCATACCGACATCAATGACCTCAAAAACGCCGAAGCCCGCTCGGCCGACTCCCTGGCCTTTGCCACGGCGGTGCTGGATTCTTCCCCTATGGGGGTCCTCGTCTTCCGGCAGGATGGCAGGACCGTGTTGGCCAACGAGTCGGCGGCGCGGATCGTTGGTGCGAGCCTGCCCAGTGTGCTACAGGTGAATTTTCGCCAGCTGGAATCATGGCGGCGGCACGGCTTGCTGGCGCTAGCCGAGGAGACCTTGGCTACCGGAAAGGAGACGTTTCACCGGGGCCCTGTGACCACGGTCTATGGCAAGGCAATCTGGCTGGAAGCACGGATGGTGCGGTTCATTCACGAAAGAACACCCCACCTGCTGTTGATCATCCGCGACGAGTCCGAAAAGCATGACGCGTTGGATAATCTGCGTCTTTTGGAAACTGCCGTGCAGGCGGCGCCGGTTGGCTGGTTGGTCACCGACCCAGAGGGTGTGATCCAGTGGGTCAACCCGGGCTTCACCGTGCTCACGGGATACAGATCGGAGGAGGTGATCGGGAAAAATCCCCGCATCCTCAAGTCGGGCCGGCATCGGCCGGAGTTTTACGCCGCTATGTGGGGGGCCATCAAGCGAGGAGAAGTTTGGACCGGCGAGGTTTTAAACCAGCGTAAGGACGGCAGCCAATATAATGAGCGCATGACGATTGCTCCCGTGCGCGGCGAAGACGGCGCTCTGGCGCATTACGTCGCCATCAAGCAGGACATCACCGCCGAGAAACAGCTCGGGCAACAGCTGGCCCGAGCCCAGCGTCTGGAAAGTATCGGGATGCTGGCGAGTGGCATCGCGCACGACCTGAACAATGTGCTGACGCCGATCCTGCTCTCGATCGAGCTGCTCAAGATCCGCTATCCCGACGCGAATGCGCGCCGCTATGTCGAGACCGTGGAAAACGCGGCGCAGCGCGGCGCCGGCATCGTGCGCCAAGTGCTCACCTTTGCCCGGGGCATGGAGGGCGGCGAGCGCACCGAGGTGCAGCCGCGCCATCTGCTCAAGGACCTCGTGCGACTTATCGAGGAGACCTTCCCGCGCAACATCACGATCGAATACGACACTCCCCGCGATGTTTTCCCCGTCGTGGGCGATCTCACCCAGCTGCATCAGGTGTTGCTCAACCTCGCGGTTAACGCCCGCGACGCCATGCCCGCGGGCGGCATGCTCACCATCAAGGCCCGGAACCATCCGGTCGTGGCCCCGGTTGATCCGGCGTTGGCCCCGCTCAAGCCCGGCGAATACGTCGCGATCACGGTGACCGACACCGGCACGGGTATTCCACCGGAGGTGTTGGACCACATTTTCGAGCCGTTCTTCACCACGAAGCCGCGTGGCAAGGGCACCGGACTGGGCCTTTCCACGGTATATGGCATCGTCCGTGACCACGGAGGTGTCATCCAAGTGCACACCAAGGAAAACGAGGGCACGACCTTCGAGGTGATCCTCCCTGCGGCGGTGACCGAAGTCCGGCGAGACCCCGTCGTCGCGTCAGGACCGGTATTGCAGGGGGAGGGCCGAAAAATTCTGGTCGTGGACGACGAGGAGCCCATCCGGCTTATCACCTCCCGGGTGCTCACCGGACGCGGATTCTGTCCGGTAGAGGCGGTGGACGGGCAGGACGGGTGGCGCGAGTTTCAGGCGCAACACGGTGATTTTGCCGCCGCCATCGTGGACGAGATGATGCCAAGGATGAGCGGCCGGGACCTTGCCCGCCACATCCGCGAGGTGAGCTCCAAGGTTCCGGTCATCCTGGTGACCGGGCTGATGGATAGCGGCTCCCGTCCGGCGACGGAGGTGGACTGGAAGGCATTCGGCGTGAGGATCGTGCTGCACAAACCATACAGCGAAGCGGAATTGCTGAAAGCCTTGGCGGTAGTCCTCGGAGAGCCACCGTCGGCGTGA
- a CDS encoding endonuclease III domain-containing protein, producing MTKAERAAYVDRRLAELYPETPIPLDHRDPYTLLVAVVLSAQCTDKRVNEVTPHLWALADNPAGVARVPVAKIQGIIRPCGLSPQKAKAVSELSRLIMERHGGAVPRTFEELEALPGVGHKTASVVMSQAWGVPAFPVDTHIHRLAERWKLSEGRSVERTERDLKRLFPEAHWNQLHLRIIFYGREHCTARGCDGTVCEICRTLFPARSRRQVVAAR from the coding sequence ATGACCAAAGCCGAACGCGCCGCCTACGTTGATCGTCGCCTCGCGGAGCTTTATCCCGAGACGCCGATCCCGCTCGACCATCGCGATCCCTACACGCTGCTCGTCGCGGTGGTCCTGTCGGCGCAGTGCACCGACAAGCGCGTGAACGAGGTCACCCCGCACCTGTGGGCCTTGGCCGACAATCCCGCCGGCGTGGCGCGCGTGCCGGTGGCGAAAATCCAGGGGATCATCCGCCCCTGCGGCCTGTCGCCCCAGAAAGCCAAGGCCGTGAGCGAGCTCTCGCGGCTGATCATGGAGCGCCACGGCGGCGCGGTGCCGCGAACCTTCGAGGAACTGGAGGCGTTGCCCGGGGTGGGCCACAAGACGGCGTCGGTCGTCATGAGCCAGGCCTGGGGCGTGCCGGCCTTTCCGGTGGATACGCATATCCATCGGCTGGCCGAGCGGTGGAAACTGAGTGAAGGCCGCAGCGTCGAGCGGACTGAGCGCGACCTGAAGCGGCTTTTCCCCGAGGCGCACTGGAACCAGCTGCACTTGCGGATTATCTTCTACGGCCGCGAACACTGCACCGCCCGCGGTTGCGACGGCACGGTCTGCGAAATCTGCCGCACGCTTTTCCCGGCGAGAAGCCGCCGGCAGGTGGTTGCAGCCCGTTGA